From a single Drosophila sulfurigaster albostrigata strain 15112-1811.04 chromosome 3, ASM2355843v2, whole genome shotgun sequence genomic region:
- the LOC133840861 gene encoding LOW QUALITY PROTEIN: uncharacterized protein LOC133840861 (The sequence of the model RefSeq protein was modified relative to this genomic sequence to represent the inferred CDS: deleted 1 base in 1 codon), whose amino-acid sequence MDLADQIDDYICSFEGLGDLTMDSLAMFIFLWAVLALFSVWLCKLLYHKYLNKGANAPVSASNSRQSSVAPTTAGGAKTEKRLSEPRELMATKSKIDDLSKPLTGGASGGRGRSSASPMGGGSGGSVGGPRRRMVRQSSTGPENRKKRYVPPPSNVVGPETSSVTWTSQVFRWLYSDLVIVNELLMSWVIAINDTLRKSVEEHGVAVEVVRVLPDSPAPGLNNIFCNCEEQNPAEMLITFDCDAMPVLQVKTFRQKSGKVETSHYKVTVSRFRARMSIPMNYNTLKGEMRVDGYPDVRIAMNSVGAIKAMDQDEQQLQTVISDILTTALRDTVYPVDFSIYSTCPRAEVEPLELPVIYPVHYDSLAHNMEHLGSGILRDSQHMVSGRRLLVKIVKGEGLRDAHDPYVVIEMDEPAQKNQTGTQHGSKPYWDEHFLFELSPQSAEILFEVYDRPVIASDPPKFLGLGLVGIDELAVGPASTQLLQLQPRPYETQPVAGAITVDFVFIEGAEIPAGARPNRLKEALRLSTPAINEHIRNGADLADAAVRALQDGALSGTSGGQPSKSTLIIHSVQRNSSNPNAYKVELNKDGRIEVTETPTALDQAVAEAFERAAKASEVSASASNVEAIDQAGDQVDSGLVNESANANETGNPINEESTAEFGLPNAASSPNGSGYHNNYSLNGSSNLTGQPNGSGSGYNSNSLSRNGASLSYAAGQQQQQQQLPGADLDDRGRSKKRNFFGTLKKRLSRSKTRTLSADQPNNNHKSVTNSANTTTTTATGITRTTTGPLNESSAISGFSSASNKTYVHEASTLVLETVENGVKRHFVVPLAIAQRPRWRRKGTKLHIYNDHTFIAKHLSGSGLQCSICMKSIPRRPGKQGYECRDCQLICHKQCHVRAPQACPNPTVLSMELTKLNSTAADRSIRKL is encoded by the exons ATGGATCTTGCAGATCAAATCGATGACTATATCTGTTCGTTCGAGGGACTTGGTGACTTAACAATGGACTCCCTAGCCATGTTCATATTCTTGTGGGCCGTTTTGGCCCTCTTCTCCGTTTGGCTGTGCAAGCTCCTCTACCACAAGTATCTCAACAAGGGTGCCAATGCACCAGTCAGCGCCAGCAACAGTCGCCAGAGCAGCGTGGCACCAACAACCGCTGGCGGTGCCAAGACCGAGAAGCGACTCTCCGAGCCTCGCGAACTGATGGCCACCAAGAGCAAAATCGACGATCTATCCAAACCTCTAACGGGCGGTGCTTCAGGGGGTCGTGGACGGTCTAGTGCCTCGCCCATGGGCGGTGGAAGCGGAGGATCTGTGGGTGGACCACGTCGTCGCATGGTCCGCCAGAGTTCCACGGGACCTGAGAATCGCAAGAAGCGCTATGTGCCACCGCCCTCGAATGTGGTGGGACCCGAAACG AGCTCCGTCACGTGGACAAGTCAAGTGTTCCGTTGGCTGTACAGCGATCTGGTTATTGTCAACGAGCTGCTCATGTCCTGGGTGATTGCTATCAATGATACACTGCGCAAATCCGTCGAGGAG catGGTGTGGCAGTTGAAGTGGTCCGAGTGCTGCCCGACAGTCCAGCGCCGGGGCTGAACAACATTTTCTGCAACTGCGAGGAACAGAATCCAGCTGAAATG CTCATCACCTTTGACTGTGACGCGATGCCAGTGCTGCAGGTGAAGACCTTCAGACAAAAGTCGGGCAAGGTGGAGACATCGCACTATAAGGTCACCGTGTCGCGATTCCGAGCACGCATGTCCATACCCATGAACTACAACACCCTCAAGGGTGAGATGCGTGTTGATGGCTATCCGGAC GTGCGCATTGCCATGAACTCGGTGGGCGCCATCAAGGCCATGGATCAGGAtgagcaacagctgcagaCAGTTATCAGCGACATATTGACGACGGCACTGCGTGACACCGTCTACCCAGTGGATTTCTCCATCTACTCCACCTGTCCGCGTGCCGAAGTGGAGCCATTGGAGCTACCTGTAATCTATCCCGTCCATTATGATTCGCTGGCG CACAATATGGAGCATCTGGGATCGGGCATCTTGCGGGACTCACAGCACATGGTCTCCGGTCGTCGCCTGCTGGTGAAGATTGTCAAGGGCGAGGGGCTGCGCGATGCCCACGATCCCTATGTGGTCATCGAGATGGATGAGCCGGCCCAAAAGAACCAAACGGGCACACAGCATGGCAGCAAACCCTACTGGGATGAGCACTTCCTCTT TGAACTCTCCCCGCAATCTGCCGAGATACTCTTTGAAGTCTACGACCGTCCAGTGATTGCTTCGGATCCGCCAAAGTTCCTGGGTCTCGGCCTCGTTGGCATCGATGAGCTGGCCGTTGGTCCAGCCTCGACGCAGTTGCTCCAGCTGCAGCCGCGT CCCTACGAGACCCAGCCCGTGGCTGGCGCCATCACCGTGGACTTTGTGTTCATCGAGGGCGCTGAGATCCCCGCGGGCGCTCGTCCCAACCGCCTAAAGGAGGCACTGCGTCTCAGCACGCCCGCCATCAACGAGCACATCCGCAATGGCGCTGATCTTGCCGATGCTGCTGTGCGTGCCCTCCAAGATGGCGCTCTCTCCGGCACCAGCGGTGGGCAGCCGAGCAAGAGCACGTTGATTATCCACAGCGTGCAGCGA AACTCGAGCAATCCCAACGCATACAAG GTCGAGCTGAATAAGGATGGTCGCATCGAGGTGACCGAAACACCGACAGCTCTTGACCAGGCCGTTGCCGAGGCCTTTGAGCGTGCCGCCAAGGCCAGCGAAGTGTCCGCTTCGGCCTCGAATGTTGAGGCCATCGATCAGGCCGGCGATCAGGTTGACAGTGGCCTGGTCAACGAGTCCGCCAATGCCAACGAAACAGGTAACCCCATCAACGAGGAGAGCACCGCCGAG TTTGGCCTGCCTAATGCCGCCTCGTCACCCAATGGCAGTGGCTATCACAATAACTACAGCctcaatggcagcagcaatcTCACCGGCCAACCCAATGGCAGCGGCTCCGGCTACAACTCGAATAGTCTGTCCCGGAATGGTGCGTCCCTCTCCTATGCTGccggacagcagcagcagcagcagcagttgccagGAGCCGATCTGGATGATCGCGGTCGGAGCAAAAAACGTAATTTCTTTGGCACCCTCAAGAAGCGGCTAAGTCGCTCCAAAACACGAACCCTTTCGGCCGATCAGCCCAATAACAACCATAAATCAGTCACAAATTCCGCcaatacaactacaacaacagccactggaataacaagaacaaccaCCGGACCCCTCAATG AATCTTCGGCCATCTCAGGTTTCTCCTCGGCCAGCAACAAAACCTATGTGCACGAGGCATCCACCCTGGTACTGGAGACCGTTGAGAATGGTGTCAAGCG TCATTTCGTTGTGCCGCTGGCCATTGCACAAAGACCTCGCTGGCGACGCAAGGGCACCAAGTTGCACATCTACAACGATCACACCTTCATAGCCAAGCATTTGAGCGG TAGCGGGCTACAGTGTTCCATCTGCATGAAGTCCATACCTAGGCGACCGGGCAAGCAGGGCTATGAGTGCCGCGACTGTCAACTGATCTGCCACAAGCAGTGTCACGTGAGGGCGCCACAGGCGTGTCCCAATCCGACAGTACTCTCCATGGAACT AACGAAACTAAACTCGACTGCGGCGGATCGTAGCATTaggaaattgtaa